One Novipirellula galeiformis DNA segment encodes these proteins:
- a CDS encoding Flp family type IVb pilin has protein sequence MKNFATSIVNFLKEEDGPTAVEYAVMLALIIVVCLVSVGSIGTAANTKFDAVGKAISGGGGS, from the coding sequence ATGAAGAATTTCGCTACCAGTATCGTAAACTTCCTGAAAGAAGAAGATGGACCAACCGCAGTTGAATACGCTGTAATGTTGGCTTTGATCATCGTCGTTTGCTTGGTTTCGGTTGGTTCGATCGGAACCGCTGCGAACACCAAGTTCGACGCGGTCGGCAAGGCCATCTCCGGTGGCGGTGGATCCTAG
- the cpaB gene encoding Flp pilus assembly protein CpaB — MRNKSLILLLACVCGTIAAVGISQWMQARGTTGEAAPKFDIFVAAKAIDIGEQVTAEMIRLEPWPADRIPEGAVGDLALLDGKYARQKFYAGEPVMPVKLMDTNTATAPKGYSVVAMRADAENSISNLVQPGDRVNVMAFFTKSELIPRTMTKTVLSGVRIFAIDGNTDRQEDDAKPTTARTIQLAIRSEDVDAWTYANELGKIRLSLGNPGDYEEPSSEGGPSKAGKDFLKWLADHQAAQDRRREEKVEPVVPTSTPVAVAAPKKPKEGFKMLKMVEGRMIEYWIAPNSVPVVMSDSGATGGVAGESTDAESTSSATATQSDEGAAGKRSTVSPGDYSHLNGADSPFFEPNEERTTPSSGY; from the coding sequence ATGCGAAACAAATCATTAATTCTGCTATTAGCTTGCGTTTGCGGAACCATTGCAGCCGTTGGTATTAGCCAATGGATGCAGGCTCGCGGAACGACGGGCGAAGCGGCCCCCAAGTTTGATATCTTTGTGGCAGCGAAAGCGATTGACATCGGTGAGCAAGTGACCGCCGAGATGATTCGGCTTGAGCCTTGGCCCGCCGATCGCATTCCGGAGGGGGCAGTCGGAGACCTTGCCTTACTTGACGGCAAGTACGCCAGGCAGAAGTTCTATGCTGGCGAACCGGTGATGCCAGTCAAGTTGATGGACACGAACACGGCGACCGCACCCAAAGGGTACAGCGTTGTCGCCATGCGAGCGGACGCCGAAAACAGCATTTCCAACCTGGTTCAACCGGGCGACCGTGTCAACGTGATGGCATTTTTCACGAAGAGCGAATTGATTCCACGCACGATGACCAAAACGGTTCTAAGTGGGGTGCGAATCTTTGCGATTGATGGAAACACCGATCGTCAGGAAGACGATGCCAAGCCAACGACCGCACGGACGATCCAATTGGCGATCCGCAGTGAAGACGTGGATGCATGGACCTACGCCAACGAGCTGGGGAAAATTCGTCTCAGCCTAGGGAATCCTGGTGACTACGAGGAACCTTCGTCCGAGGGTGGCCCCAGCAAAGCGGGTAAGGACTTTTTGAAGTGGCTGGCGGATCACCAAGCGGCCCAGGATCGACGCCGCGAGGAAAAAGTGGAACCGGTCGTCCCCACATCGACTCCTGTCGCGGTGGCGGCCCCCAAGAAACCCAAAGAGGGATTCAAGATGCTCAAGATGGTCGAAGGACGCATGATTGAGTACTGGATCGCTCCCAATTCCGTTCCCGTGGTCATGAGTGACTCGGGGGCAACTGGAGGCGTCGCGGGTGAATCCACGGACGCCGAATCGACGAGCTCAGCGACTGCGACTCAGAGCGATGAAGGTGCTGCTGGGAAGCGATCGACCGTCTCACCTGGAGACTACAGTCACTTGAACGGAGCGGACAGTCCATTCTTCGAACCTAACGAAGAGCGTACGACGCCGTCCTCCGGATACTAA
- a CDS encoding A24 family peptidase has protein sequence MDTLFHSVVDHWIVWFVTIVLIVAAVIDGAILKVPNWLTFPFILCGWGYWAISDGFAGLSFSLLGTFVGMMLLLVLRNVGGMGAGDVKLLAGVGAWLGTVITLWAFAYTAIVGGVMAAIMIVASGNWFKHYAMARQILEEWKTVRQPSKLAAIARERKPTMKLLPYGIPMAIGSIAYFAIAGLLV, from the coding sequence ATGGATACATTGTTTCACTCGGTCGTCGACCACTGGATCGTCTGGTTCGTCACGATTGTGCTTATTGTTGCGGCGGTCATCGACGGTGCCATCTTGAAGGTGCCAAACTGGTTGACCTTTCCCTTTATCCTCTGCGGTTGGGGCTATTGGGCGATCTCCGATGGCTTCGCTGGATTGAGCTTTAGCTTGCTGGGAACGTTCGTCGGCATGATGCTGCTACTCGTACTCCGCAACGTCGGCGGCATGGGAGCCGGTGACGTCAAACTGCTCGCGGGTGTCGGAGCTTGGCTGGGGACCGTCATCACATTGTGGGCCTTTGCCTATACCGCAATCGTCGGAGGCGTCATGGCCGCGATCATGATTGTGGCAAGCGGTAATTGGTTCAAGCACTACGCGATGGCACGTCAAATTCTCGAAGAATGGAAGACCGTGCGGCAACCCTCCAAGTTGGCCGCGATCGCTCGGGAGCGAAAACCGACGATGAAACTGTTGCCTTACGGCATCCCCATGGCCATTGGCTCGATCGCTTACTTTGCGATCGCCGGATTGTTGGTCTAA